The Lactuca sativa cultivar Salinas chromosome 2, Lsat_Salinas_v11, whole genome shotgun sequence genome includes a window with the following:
- the LOC111882075 gene encoding chalcone synthase 2 encodes MVSMVDFREAQRAKGPAAIMAIGTATPPNCVPQSTYADFYFRVTNCEHKTELKEKFKRMCDNSKIKKRYIHLTEEILKEKPNLCAHMAPSLDERQDIAIAEIPKLGAKAATQAINEWGQPKSMITHVVFSSVYGVDMPGADYQLTKLLGLSPSVKRVMLYQQGCFAGASVLRLAKDLAENNKGARVLVVCSEITTPNFRGPDEAHVDNLVSQVLFGDGAAAVIVGSDPIPDVEMKLFEIVSASQTIVPDSDGAIKGHIRQAGFITRLHRDVPELIGKHVEKSLLEAFQPLGISDWNSLFWIAHPGGRAILDQVEENLCLRPEKLRASRHVLAEYGNLSSPCVLFILNEMRHSSVTQGAITTGEGLEWGVLMGFGPGVTVDTVVLHSVSI; translated from the exons ATGGTTAGCATGGTCGACTTCCGAGAGGCGCAACGAGCCAAAGGCCCAGCGGCAATTATGGCCATCGGGACAGCTACACCACCTAATTGTGTGCCTCAAAGCACATATGCAGATTTTTATTTTCGTGTAACAAACTGCGAACATAAGACAGAACTTAAAGAAAAATTTAAACGGATGT GtgataattcaaaaatcaaaaaacgTTACATACACTTGACCGAGGAGATCTTAAAAGAGAAACCAAACCTTTGTGCTCACATGGCACCATCTTTAGACGAAAGACAAGATATTGCAATTGCGGAAATTCCAAAACTCGGTGCAAAAGCTGCAACTCAGGCAATCAACGAATGGGGCCAACCCAAGTCGATGATCACCCACGTGGTGTTTAGCTCTGTCTACGGTGTTGACATGCCAGGAGCTGATTATCAGCTCACAAAGCTCCTCGGCCTAAGTCCTTCTGTTAAACGTGTCATGTTGTACCAACAAGGGTGTTTCGCTGGTGCTTCTGTCCTTCGTTTGGCAAAGGATTTAGCCGAGAACAACAAAGGAGCCCGTGTATTGGTTGTTTGCTCAGAGATCACTACACCAAATTTCCGAGGTCCAGATGAGGCCCATGTTGATAACCTTGTAAGCCAGGTTTTGTTTGGTGATGGAGCAGCTGCGGTCATAGTTGGTTCTGACCCAATACCTGACGTGGAAATGAAACTATTTGAAATAGTTTCTGCTTCCCAAACTATTGTCCCGGATAGCGACGGTGCCATTAAAGGGCACATTCGTCAGGCCGGGTTTATAACTCGTCTTCACAGAGACGTTCCCGAACTAATCGGGAAACACGTTGAAAAGAGCCTACTTGAGGCCTTTCAACCGTTGGGTATCAGCGACTGGAACTCGCTGTTCTGGATCGCACATCCAGGAGGACGTGCGATCCTGGACCAGGTTGAGGAAAATTTATGCCTTAGGCCCGAGAAACTTCGGGCCTCACGACATGTGCTCGCTGAATATGGAaatttgtcaagtccttgtgtCCTTTTTATCCTAAACGAAATGCGACACTCTTCGGTTACACAGGGCGCCATCACCACGGGAGAGGGTCTAGAGTGGGGTGTGTTGATGGGGTTTGGACCCGGTGTGACTGTTGATACAGTTGTCCTCCATAGTGTTTCCATATAA
- the LOC111882076 gene encoding chalcone synthase 2 gives MDSTVEFREAQRANGPATIMAIGTATPPNFVPQSTYADFYFRVTNCEHKTELKEKFKRMCDNSKIKKRYIHLTEEILKEKPNLCAHMAPSLDERQDIAIAEIPKLGAKAATQAINEWGQPKSMITHVVFSSVYGVDMPGADYQLTKLLGLSPSVKRVMLYQQGCFAGASVLRLAKDLAENNKGARVLVVCSEITTPNFRGPDEAHVDNLVSQVLFGDGAAAVIVGSDPIPDVEKKLFEIVSASQTIVPDSDGAIKGHIRQAGFITRLRRDVPELIGKHVEKSLLEAFQPLGISDWNSLFWIAHPGGRAILDHVEENLRLRPEKLRVSRHVLAEYGNLSSPCVLFILNKMRHSSVTQGAVTTGEGLEWGVLMGFGPGVTVDTVVLHSVSI, from the exons ATGGATAGCACAGTGGAGTTCCGAGAGGCGCAACGAGCCAATGGCCCAGCGACAATTATGGCCATCGGGACAGCTACACCACCTAACTTTGTGCCTCAAAGCACATATGCAGATTTTTATTTTCGTGTAACAAACTGCGAACATAAGACAGAACTTAAAGAAAAATTTAAACGGATGT GtgataattcaaaaatcaaaaaacgTTACATACACTTGACCGAGGAGATCTTAAAAGAGAAACCAAACCTTTGTGCTCACATGGCACCATCTTTAGACGAAAGACAAGATATTGCAATTGCGGAAATTCCAAAACTCGGTGCAAAAGCTGCAACTCAGGCAATCAACGAATGGGGCCAACCCAAGTCGATGATCACCCACGTGGTGTTTAGCTCTGTCTACGGTGTTGACATGCCAGGAGCTGATTACCAGCTCACAAAGCTCCTCGGCCTAAGTCCTTCTGTTAAACGTGTCATGTTGTACCAACAAGGGTGTTTCGCTGGTGCCTCTGTCCTTCGTTTGGCAAAGGATTTAGCTGAGAACAACAAGGGAGCGCGTGTATTGGTTGTTTGCTCAGAGATCACTACACCAAATTTTCGTGGTCCAGATGAGGCCCATGTTGATAACCTTGTAAGCCAGGTTTTGTTTGGTGATGGTGCAGCAGCGGTCATAGTTGGTTCAGACCCAATACCTGACGTGGAAAAGAAACTATTTGAAATAGTTTCTGCTTCCCAAACTATTGTCCCGGATAGCGACGGTGCCATTAAAGGGCACATTCGTCAGGCCGGGTTTATAACTCGTCTTCGCAGAGACGTTCCCGAACTAATCGGGAAACACGTTGAAAAGAGCCTACTTGAGGCCTTTCAACCGTTGGGTATCAGCGACTGGAACTCGCTGTTCTGGATCGCACATCCAGGAGGACGTGCGATCCTGGACCACGTTGAGGAAAATTTACGCCTTAGGCCCGAGAAACTTCGGGTCTCACGACATGTGCTCGCTGAATATGGAAACTTGTCAAGTCCTTGTGTCCTTTTTATCCTAAACAAAATGCGACACTCTTCGGTTACACAGGGTGCTGTCACCAcgggagaaggtctagagtgggGTGTGTTGATGGGGTTCGGACCTGGTGTGACTGTTGATACAGTTGTCCTCCATAGTGTTTCCATATAA
- the LOC111882077 gene encoding feruloyl CoA ortho-hydroxylase F6H1-3: MALSSTPPDLKKFVVDEGHGVKGVSELNLKILPELFIQPVEKRLDMSKVLQDELIQVIDISDSEDPQVIKSVCDAAEKLGFFQIVNHGVPLSIIESVIEATHKFFGLSSEEKKKYLSRNTPSKNVRYLTSFSPEVDKAYEWKDQLSCFYVSDEETLKFWPSVCKHEALEYLKTCDSVIKTLIKILITGLDIPNLNDTYESLFMGSKRINLNYYPVCPNPELSIGAGGHSDASTLTVLLQDQIGGLYVWKQDSDCWIHVPPVKGSLTINIGDAFQIMSNGRYKSVEHIVVANAHENRISVPVFVNPRPSDVIGPLPEVMDSGEKALYKQVLYSDYVKHFLRKSTDGKGTVDFAMI; this comes from the exons ATGGCACTATCGTCTACCCCCCCTGATCTCAAAAAGTTTGTGGTCGATGAAGGCCATGGTGTGAAGGGTGTATCAGAACTCAACCTCAAAATTTTACCCGAGTTGTTCATTCAACCGGTTGAAAAACGGCTCGATATGAGCAAAGTTCTGCAAGATGAATTGATACAAGTAATTGACATATCGGATTCTGAAGACCCTCAGGTAATAAAGTCGGTATGCGACGCAGCCGAGAAATTGGgattttttcaaattgttaaccATGGGGTGCCTCTAAGCATAATTGAGAGTGTTATAGAGGCAACACataagtttttcgggttgtcaagCGAAGAGAAAAAGAAATACTTGTCCCGGAATACTCCTTCAAAAAATGTTAGATACCTTACAAGTTTCAGTCCAGAAGTGGACAAAGCCTATGAGTGGAAAGATCAACTAAGTTGTTTCTATGTTTCGGATGAAGAAACCTTGAAATTCTGGCCATCTGTTTGCAA GCATGAAGCTCTTGAATACTTGAAGACATGTGATTCAGTAATCAAGACGCTAATAAAAATCTTAATCACAGGATTAGACATACCAAACCTCAACGACACATATGAATCATTATTTATGGGTTCAAAACGAATAAACCTAAACTATTATCCTGTATGTCCCAACCCAGAGCTCTCAATTGGCGCTGGTGGTCATTCAGATGCCTCAACGTTAACCGTGCTTCTTCAAGACCAGATAGGAGGACTTTATGTTTGGAAACAAGATAGTGACTGTTGGATCCATGTCCCTCCTGTTAAGGGATCATTGACAATTAACATTGGTGATGCTTTTCAAATCATGAGCAATGGTCGATACAAGAGTGTAGAACATATAGTGGTTGCTAACGCGCATGAAAACCGGATTTCGGTGCCTGTCTTTGTGAACCCAAGGCCGAGTGATGTAATCGGCCCTTTGCCAGAAGTGATGGATAGTGGGGAAAAGGCTTTGTATAAGCAAGTTCTATACTCGGATTATGTGAAGCATTTTCTCAGGAAATCAACTGATGGGAAGGGCACTGTTGATTTTGCTATGATTTGA
- the LOC111882078 gene encoding feruloyl CoA ortho-hydroxylase F6H1-3, with translation MALSSTPPDLKKFVVDEGHGVKGVSELNLKILPELFIQPVEKRLNMSKVLPDELIPVIDISASEDPKVIKSVCDAAEKLGFFQIVNHGVPLSIIESVKEATHKFFGLSSEEKKKYLSRNTPSKNVRYLTSFSPEVDKAYEWKDQLSCFYVSDEETLKFWPSVCKHEALEYLKTCDSVIKTLIKILITGLGIPNLNDTYESLFMGSKRINLNYYPVCPNPELSIGVGGHSDASTLTVLLQDQIGGLYVRKQDSDCWIHVPPVKESLTINIGDAFQIMSNGRYKSVEHIVVANAHENRISVPVFVNPRPRDVIGPLREVMNSGEKALYKQVLYSDYVKHFLGKSTDGKGTVDFAKN, from the exons ATGGCACTATCATCTACCCCCCCTGATCTAAAAAAGTTTGTGGTCGATGAAGGCCATGGTGTGAAGGGTGTATCAGAACTCAACCTCAAAATCTTACCCGAGTTGTTCATTCAACCGGTTGAAAAACGGCTCAATATGAGCAAAGTTCTGCCAGATGAGTTGATCCCAGTCATTGACATATCCGCTTCTGAAGACCCTAAGGTAATAAAGTCGGTATGTGACGCAGCCGAGAAATTGGgattttttcaaattgttaaccATGGTGTGCCTCTAAGCATAATTGAGAGTGTTAAAGAGGCAACACataagtttttcgggttgtcaagCGAAGAGAAAAAGAAATACTTGTCCCGGAATACTCCTTCAAAAAATGTTAGATACCTTACAAGTTTCAGTCCGGAAGTGGACAAAGCCTATGAGTGGAAAGATCAACTAAGTTGTTTCTATGTTTCGGATGAAGAAACCTTGAAATTTTGGCCATCTGTTTGCAA GCATGAAGCTCTTGAATACTTGAAGACATGTGATTCAGTAATCAAGACGCTAATAAAAATCCTAATCACAGGATTGGGCATACCAAACCTCAACGACACGTATGAATCATTATTTATGGGTTCAAAACGAATAAACCTAAACTATTATCCTGTATGTCCCAACCCAGAGCTCTCAATTGGCGTTGGTGGTCATTCTGATGCTTCAACGTTAACTGTGCTTCTTCAAGACCAGATAGGAGGACTTTATGTTCGGAAACAAGATAGTGACTGTTGGATCCATGTCCCTCCTGTTAAGGAATCATTGACAATTAACATTGGTGATGCTTTCCAAATCATGAGCAATGGTCGCTACAAGAGTGTAGAACATATAGTGGTTGCTAACGCGCATGAAAACCGGATTTCGGTGCCTGTCTTTGTGAACCCAAGGCCGAGAGATGTAATCGGCCCTTTGCGAGAAGTGATGAATAGTGGGGAAAAGGCTTTGTATAAGCAAGTTCTATACTCGGATTATGTGAAGCATTTTCTCGGGAAATCAACTGATGGGAAGGGCACTGTTGATTTTGCTAAGAATTGA